Genomic DNA from Salvia miltiorrhiza cultivar Shanhuang (shh) chromosome 1, IMPLAD_Smil_shh, whole genome shotgun sequence:
tggacccattgagcgggcccctagcgatataactgAACTTACAACACATATGGCAAACACATactattaaaatggacaaagattaaccacagcatgtactgaaataaatcccacacctgaaacttTGAACTTGAACTTGTATGCTAACTTGagtaaatcaaataaaagtaacgtcctagtcgcgccgcacctaatcagataaattcaaataataaaatataagggcctaattgaacttagaaaataatttaaattatagaaTCATGTAAAAATAATTGATCTAATAAATTTAAgtagtaaaatatattttcttataaaaagatttgggcttaatatttagttaaaactaagtttaaattaataattcaaatcCAAATATAATATGAATGATGTCCTTTATAAAATGATATGCAAATGCAAGTCcatttgataattaaaaagagCCCAACCATGTAATAAAATTAAGCCCCAATATAAAGCCCATTCCCACACTCATCCAACGAGAGGCCCTAAGCCCATTATTCTTCACCCTAATTTAAAACCTCATTTTGACTTTCAcacccaacacacacacatacaactCACGCAGCCTCACTCCCTCTCTTATTCTCTCCCTCTCGGTGCCCTGCCGCCGCGCCACCGGACGGCCGCGCCGTCGTCGGAGGCCGGCGGCTCATACCTCCTCACTCTCCTTCCCTATCTTCCTATCTCTCTTCATCCTCCCCTGCCCCTGTCCTCGCCGTCCCAGCCACCTCCTCCTTCGACCGGAACAGCACAGCAGAGCCGAGACCgcgccgccgcccctgtctCCTCCCTTCGGCCGCTGTGGCGCACAGCGCCGGCGGCGCTGTTCTTCAGCCatccccccctctctctctgcttcCCCTCAGCCGAACAGCCATCGGGAAAGCCGATGCTGCGGCGCCTCCTCTGCCCCCTCCTCTATCTTCGACCGACCGttgccgccaccgccgccgcgaCGGACAGCAGCAGTTGGCAGGTCGCCGCCCCCTACCCTCTTTCCTGCTCGACAACAGCTGTTCCCCCAAAATTCTCCCATCTCCACTCTACCTCTATGTctctaatttcattttattgGTTTTAGATTATGCGTGGGCAGTTTACTGGGTTTCTGGATTATAGAACAAAAATTGTGTTTCTGTAGAAGctaaatgaagaagaaaatgaaagtaATAACTTTGTTGTGTCGgattaaaatcataaaaatttcACAGGATAGCAAGGTTACCAGTTGAATGAGAAGAGCAGAATGAAGAGCAGAATGAGAATTGCTGGATTTACGGTTTTGAAATCTTTTCAATAAAATGGAAAGAAGTAAACATGATAAAAATGAGGCGGTGGAAATTTGTAGATAAACTTTAAATAGAATGAATTATTTGTGCAGAAATGATAGAACTTGTTTCCCAAGTAAAACATGTGGCTGAGGAAATAAGCTTTAGCTAAGAAGATTTAGAAATTGTGGTTAAAATTGATACAGATCTTGGATGAGAAAGAAAAACACGTATTGCTCTGATCTTGTAAGATGTTATGGGCTTTTATTAAATTTCAGCCCAACAAGAGTAAATAAATAGTTAAGGCCCAACATAACATTAAATAGCAAATAGTTTTATTTAggcccaaaataaattaaaagtaattGAATATATCCTTCTATTTCCATAGATATAATCTATAGTTCAAAATCATACATCTAACTAGGGGCACGACTAGACTAAATTTACGAACTTGACttacagatatatatattaataactcgAAAATATAACAATTTCCAAATAAAAATCTACAAAGGAAAATAagggttttgggctgtgacaaacctacccacttaaaaaaaatttcgtcctcgaaatttaactTAATAGGTTCTAAATGGGAATAATGAGCTAGGatttctcttctcattctcatgTAGTTTCTTGGGGTCCGTGCGTAGTTCACTCTATATTTGACTATCGGTGCTTCTTGACTTCGTAAAGCTTGTACTTTTGATCTAGTATACTGATTGACTTCTCTTTGTACGCTGATGAATGATGTGGCTGAAATCGTGCAAGTATTTCGCAATCCTCGAGACACACATTTGTACTGCTGACCGTTGTAGCGTGAAAGCTAGACGGTAGGCTACGTCATCCTATTCgttctcgaattttaaacgAACCTATAAATCGAGGTCTCAATTTTCGTTTCTTTCTGAACCACGGGACTGTATTTATCGGTGCTACTTAAGGAGAATACTTCCGCCAACCTTGAAATAGAACGTCGAAATAGAACTTCTTTCTTCTATCGGTCCCGTGCCATTTTGATCCTTTTGTCTCGCAATTACTTCGATGGTTGCTTTCACGATTTTTGGGCCTAACACTTATCGTTTGCCAAATACATCCCTAATGTAAAGATGACCTACACTTTTTCCTATATAATGCCTCGTATAGAGCCTATGTTGATAGTAGTTGGAAAACTGCTATTATTCGTGAATTCTATCGACGGTAATTGAGTTTCCTAACAGACTCAACTATCGTTTTCTTCTTTCATCTTTAACATCTTGTGAAGGTCTTGGTGTTTCCAGGGCGTGCCGTGTAACTCGTGCGATgctcttgaaaaaaaaatttctccaTCAGTTTAATGTCCATGGGGACCCGAATTCTGTCTACCTACTAAACATTCTATCACTTGCCAATATGAATATCCATATTATCGTCTCTTAAATCTCTATTCGTCATTCGGTGGAGAAAAGTCGTTGATTTCCTGAGCTTCCTTAAGTTAATCTTGTATCGTGAACACTAATGTTGCTAACTTAACTTTCTGAGTATTCGAAGTTACTACGTCGAGTTTCTACCTTTTGAATTCTCTTATCAAGGTCTCTTGTTGAGTTATCATCCAAGCGAGTTGTCTTTTATCTTTTCCTGCTAAGTGCCACGCCACCACATTAGCTTTTTCTTGGTAATGTTGTATGGTGTAATCGTAGTCTAACACAAGCTCTAGCCATCTTTTCTGTCTCCTGTCCAGCTCCTTGCTTCAATGTGTCAGTGTAGATACGGAGTTGTCTAATCCAGCTGGTATGGTCAACACTGGTACTGTCGTCAATCTTCTCTTCAATTCTTGAAATCCTGCCCGCACTTGTCAGTCATTTGAACGTGACTGATCACCTTGTTAATCGTGCCTTGATGAATCTTCTACAATAACCTGCGAGTCCTAAGAAACATTTTACTCACTAGCATTTGTAAGCGTCCTCCAATTATTGATAGCTTCTGCTTTAGCTGGGTCCACTTCGATTCCTTGAGCAATTACTACGCGAGCGAGAAAAACTACTCGATTTAACGAAAACTCGCACTTCTTAAATCTGCGTAAAGTTTCGCGTTCCATAAAATTAATAAGACGATCTTGAAATATTCATCACGTCACACATCGTTACTTAAGTATATCAAAATATTGTTGATGAAAACTATGACTAACTTATTTGGAAAGTCGTCTTCGATATATCACTCTATTTTATCCTAATTTGATGGCAACCCAATCTCAAGTCGATCTTCGAAATCACGTCTACTTCTTTCAATTGGTTGAGTAAATCTTCTACCCGTGGCAAATGGTACTTTCTCTTGATGGTGAGTCAATCTAGCCCAAACAATAAACACACACATCAttcgttccatctttcttcttgaccaTTAAGAATGGCATTTCCCAGGACGACATGCTTGGACAATAAACCTTATGTCTAAACGCTCTCGCAATTGCGTATTTAATTCTTCAATTCTTTTGGCGCCATCATATGATGCTTTGAAATAGGTGCAACTCTAGGTACTAGATCGATCGTGAACTATACTTGTCTATCTAGCAGCGATATTCAAGCGAGATCCTCAAGGTGACGCTGAGGAAAAATCATGTACCACTAGCACACTCTCGAGGGGAAGTTCTTCGTCTTCTTTTCCTTCAATGTTTACTACACGGCGCTTCCTAGAATATTGATCTAATATCTCCATTGCTTTCATCACAGATATCGTCATTTCAGAGTTCCTCCACAAGTTGAAAGATAACATATGATGTTTTCTGTCCGTTGGTACAATTGAGATGAGTGAAAACTCGTTTTAGTTCCTCTAACCCTTCTTCAACTGCTAATTACCTATCAGGTCTATCGAATCATTGCGAGTTGTAGTTCATTCGACAACACTATCCATCGCGTTAAGCATTTGAGTTGACTTTAGGTCGCGTAGCCTGAGCTTGGGTTTGTTGTTTGGACAAATCCTCGTAATGCACTCAAAATTGATTCTTGAAATCTCATCCACTAGTTGGACGAGTTTGTTTTGCTTAGCTTCGTCCTTGTAGTTCGTGCTGGTGTTCTCTACACTAGCTACGAGAATAGGCATGCGCACTTCTTATGGATCTATATTCAGGGACATTTTATATAGGTTTCTACGCACTTACGAATTGAGAGGATATAGGTCAAAGCTTTTCTAGGAAAATTTCTAGGTTATTCCTATTTCGAGGACGAtgttcaaaataaatatttcaaaacCCGTAATTCAATATCATGAACTGAAATATTCCGAAATAAAATCATAGCTGCAATAATCTTCAACATGATGAATTGTATACTGAACtttctcataataacttgcATAATGAACTTGAACTTTCTGATAACAACTTCAATTATTGCAGCAAATTTAACGTAAATTCGGAATATAAACAGTTTATACTCATCCCCTTGAAAACTTTTAAAATAACTTTTACCTTGACGTCGGAGCGCGTAGTGGTCGAATGGCCTTGTCACACTTGACTTGAaacattttaagaaaaaatttattttgcagagtctacaggaaagtagacctgctctgataccatgctgtaacaccctaatctaattaacgTATTAAATATGAATGTAAATAATTTTTGACAGCGgaaatatcataaaataaagatttggatttattatcaaataaataaaattttaaataaaatattttgaaaacaCTTCAAAGGGAGcaaaccctaaaaaaaaattaaacttttaGATAATGTACTCAAAGGCTAACTTTGATTTAAAAATCGACAATCAACCTCTTATTTCAAAGCATGACATAAAGATGTCATCAAAATATCCAGGTATTAGGTAAAACTTGTGCTAAGCAAAACTTTAAATACTTAAATTagttgaaaatcaaatcaaCTACTTGATAAATGTCTTGAATCTCGATGCgcccattcgaccttccacgcgtcTCCAACGTCAAAATACCTGAAATGtttaatatgggatgagcatacagaatATACTCAGTGTGAgaaacatgcaataattgtccacgttaatacaATGGTCAACACATACGCACTGCACTGTACTGATAACTGAaattcgcacggtggcataccaaggactttaaagtcctggacccattgagcaggcccctggcgaataggttgcaaccctaactgtaacatgaaatcgcattgtggcataccaaggacggtgaagtcctggacccattgagcgggcccctagcgatataactgAACTTACAACACATATGGCAAACACATactattaaaatggacaaagattaaccacagcatgtactgaaataaatcccacacctgaaacttTGAACTTGAACTTGTATGCTAACTTGagtaaatcaaataaaagtaacgtcctagtcgcgccgcacctaatcagataaattcaaataataaaatataagggcctaattgaacttagaaaataatttaaattatagaaTCATGTAAAAATAATTGATCTAATAAATTTAAgtagtaaaatatattttcttataaaaagatttgggcttaatatttagttaaaactaagtttaaattaataattcaaatcCAAATATAATATGAATGATGTCCTTTATAAAATGATATGCAAATGCAAGTCcatttgataattaaaaagagCCCAACCATGTAATAAAATTAAGCCCCAATATAAAGCCCATTCCCACACTCATCCAACGAGAGGCCCTAAGCCCATTATTCTTCACCCTAATTTAAAACCTCATTTTGACTTTCAcacccaacacacacacatacaactCACGCAGCCTCACTCCCTCTCTTATTCTCTCCCTCTCGGTGCCCTGCCGCCGCGCCACCGGACGGCCGCGCCGTCGTCGGAGGCCGGCGGCTCATACCTCCTCACTCTCCTTCCCTATCTTCCTATCTCTCTTCATCCTCCCCTGCCCCTGTCCTCGCCGTCCCAGCCACCTCCTCCTTCGACCGGAACAGCACAGCAGAGCCGAGACCgcgccgccgcccctgtctCCTCCCTTCGGCCGCTGTGGCGCACAGCGCCGGCGGCGCTGTTCTTCAGCCatccccccctctctctctgcttcCCCTCAGCCGAACAGCCATCGGGAAAGCCGATGCTGCGGCGCCTCCTCTGCCCCCTCCTCTATCTTCGACCGACCGttgccgccaccgccgccgcgaCGGACAGCAGCAGTTGGCAGGTCGCCGCCCCCTACCCTCTTTCCTGCTCGACAACAGCTGTTCCCCCAAAATTCTCCCATCTCCACTCTACCTCTATGTctctaatttcattttattgGTTTTAGATTATGCGTGGGCAGTTTACTGGGTTTCTGGATTATAGAACAAAAATTGTGTTTCTGTAGAAGctaaatgaagaagaaaatgaaagtaATAACTTTGTTGTGTCGgattaaaatcataaaaatttcACAGGATAGCAAGGTTACCAGTTGAATGAGAAGAGCAGAATGAAGAGCAGAATGAGAATTGCTGGATTTACGGTTTTGAAATCTTTTCAATAAAATGGAAAGAAGTAAACATGATAAAAATGAGGCGGTGGAAATTTGTAGATAAACTTTAAATAGAATGAATTATTTGTGCAGAAATGATAGAACTTGTTTCCCAAGTAAAACATGTGGCTGAGGAAATAAGCTTTAGCTAAGAAGATTTAGAAATTGTGGTTAAAATTGATACAGATCTTGGATGAGAAAGAAAAACACGTATTGCTCTGATCTTGTAAGATGTTATGGGCTTTTATTAAATTTCAGCCCAACAAGAGTAAATAAATAGTTAAGGCCCAACATAACATTAAATAGCAAATAGTTTTATTTAggcccaaaataaattaaaagtaattGAATATATCCTTCTATTTCCATAGATATAATCTATAGTTCAAAATCATACATCTAACTAGGGGCACGACTAGACTAAATTTACGAACTTGACttacagatatatatattaataactcgAAAATATAACAATTTCCAAATAAAAATCTACAAAGGAAAATAagggttttgggctgtgacaaaagTCGCCTCCTAAAACAACCTCCAAAAGGTTTTCCAGACCTATCGGGATATCTCATAATATCCCTTAGGCTTCTATCAAGCGCTTTAAAACAGTATCTGTGCGTCATTGGTGCCTCATCCCAAATAATAAGCTTTGTTTTCTCGAGTAGTCCGGTTAAATCGTTATCTGGGTTTATCTTGCTGCATGTGGAGTTTTCGTGGCAATCCAATGGTATACCGAATCTATAGTGTGCAGTCCTGCCCTTAGGCAACAGTAACGATGTTATACCACTCGAAGCTACTGGAAGTACTATATCGCCCCTCCCACATATGGCCGAGCATAAGGTTTTTCAAATATATGTCTTTCCTGTACCACCATATCcatatagaaagaaaaatcctccCTCGCCTTTATCAATCGCCGTCATTATTGTTTCATAAACCATTCTTTGTTCATCTGTCAAAGAGGGATATAGCTTAGCATGCTCTTCTTTTATTTCTTCTATGTTGTAAGACATTTCTTCTAATCAGTAGATTTTCTGAATTAGATATGACAAATTCGTTTGGTAACGGCATGCCAGGAAAATTGACTAAACTGGTGGAATTAGCTATAAGCAACTTCTCAATTTCAGCCAATGCTAGATTTTATAATTGGTCATCCGTCAACTGTAAATCTATTTAATAAAAGTCATTAgaacaatataatatataaattaaaactaTAAACATATactattgtttatattttttggGTGATGGATGTGATCTATATAAGATAATTAATGATGAGATTCGAACTTAAGTAGAGTCCACATTTTGTAATCCAATAAATTTGTTGagaactaattaattattataatttcttaACCAGAATATTTTTTGCGTCAAAAAATTGTTGAGAACTAATTCATTATTATAATTTCttaagcataatattttttacgtcaaaaatttatttggtaaattgaaaattatatcaaattctattactattatatatcgaaattagatatagaaatttgtttgttgatgataggttcgaaattcgatatatagaaatttgttgattaaaaatttagaaaaagtaataatgaatgagaattgaggaaaattagaatagagtgattatacgacgccacaTAGGATATactttattttgcttttatacatatatagattTCAATTgtgtatattttaatttaattttgtgattattaattaagatttatttcagttaatgggtaaatatcactttaaaccccaaactatttccgcactatcaattatatcttaaattgtcgaaaataattttttaaaccttgaactatcaattttgtatcaattgtaccattggttcatttttttagcttcaaaaatttgacgtggctcACCGAATACCACAGTGTATTTAGAATCATTATTTttttgacatatatatatatatatatacacgagTTGCACAAAGTAATCCACAAAGTAATCCatccacaatatatatatataagggagggctaaaataaaaacatttcttaaaatataaaatatatacaattttcagcccttagatcatcaaaatctacgattgattcgtaaccctgttagatgaattcgtggtcctgagttcgaatcccaaaggtagcaaaaaattatttttcacaattcataagcctcttggatgaattcatacgtgttctacataaaatttgtacattgaaaaacgttttcatttttattttaagaagtgttttcatggtatatatatatatatatatatagggtagggttaatataaaaactcctcttaagatgaaaactaggaaccaatttaaagccattgatttaaataaaatagagggcttagattaaactacagatgcacaatttcgattgcatagatgcacagtttcaattgcatagatgcacaatttcgatttgcttgagtattttgcattgttggtttcaattgcataaattgcatattttttaagtgcacagtaaaatataatagatgcacagtttcttttgttgactaaatcctaaccattagatctaatacttaaaaggtcaagattaggttcctagttctcattttaacagaggtttttattagaacctcttcctatatatatatatataggagagggctaaaataagtatacttcttaagatataaaataagaatcatttttagccttgaatcatcaaaatctactGTTGATTTGTAACACTGATGGACgtaatatatattatcaattcCAGTACACATACAaatcaagaataaataaaataattacaaatcCAATCTACTATCatactaaaaaaataaacgTACAAGTTGTCTTATCTCAAACACAAATTTCAATCAAATTTTACCCCAAATTTGCAACAAGAACACATTAATATTTCGAAATTTATTAACAAACCTCACTCCTTTTTGTAATAATAAAAGTAGTAGTTAATTACCATTATTAAGAGCGCTAATACTCTGCAGCACAAGTTGTCTAGTCCAGTTCAAATTCCCGCTGTAGTCAACAGCTTTGTCTCGTAAATTCTGAATTCTCTTATTGATGTTCGCAACCGTTTCCGACATAGAATCGATCTCAAACTGCAACCGGCGAGACAATACATAAATGTTGCTCAGATCTTTCATGGTGATTCTTGCGCCAATTATCATAACGCCGATAATCTGCTTCTGCTTCTTCACCCCGCTCTCACGCTTCCTCATAAGCGAATTGATCCATTTCCCGAGCGCGACTAACAGGATGGagaccgccgccgccgtcgcagCCGCCGGCTTATTGGTATTGGCATTGACGGCGGCTACCGTCGCGGCGATCGCGGCTGCAGCAGTAAATAAGACGGCGGATACCTTCTTCCAGGTATTGATGCGATCGAGCTTCTCATTGAAGCTGTCGTCCAAGGATCGCAGCGTCACTCGCATCATCAGCTGCTGCCTATAAAAACACGATAAATCGTGGAAAAAATCGTCATCACTTACTTCCAAACTCGATGGAGAGTTATTTGTAGGGTTGAGACGTTGTCGGAGTGTTGCGCAGAACTCCGGCGTTTTGAGTGTGTCGGCATAGTAGTTGCCGAAAAACTCCAATAATTTTTCATTATTGGTAAGGTTTTTTGGCAGATCCTGAAACGCCATAACAAATTTTTGATTGGTTTGGAGCTGCTGCTCATACGAATTTACCTCAATGGCGTAAGAGGCGGCGCAACTTTTAGCAGCGCTCGTGTTCATATGGatataaatgaaaatttaaCTTTGATAAGAGTTTCTGCGTGAAGGTGAAAATGAGAGCATGAGCAAAATTATACTCCAGTTGGCATTAATATAGAATTTGAGTTTGAGGTGGCAGCGGGTGAGACTGACTGGCTGTCCAAACACTGAGGGGGCAAAAGAGGGGAATGGATCCCCTGCTGTGCACAACATGGTGCTGTGCATAAACacaagaagaaaataaatacataacttaaaaaaaatacaaaaaagaaaaatactatATCACCCATTTACCTTGTTTTTGTGCACAGCAGGGGATCCGTTCCCGGCAAAAGAGCAAGCACATTGGATCCTCTGTTCCACTATTTTATGTATACCACCGTATACCACttcaatttattataatttttaattatattttctttaattttaatttattatgctttaatattataaaaataggaGTAATTAACAACGATTAACTCatccaattaggatttataattattttttttatatttatttaaattaataattgattatttgggttcattaattcaaagttagggtatataattttttaaaactttaatttctagttataaatattaattagagttcatcatataataatatttttttatttttataaaaaataattatataataaataaattaagaat
This window encodes:
- the LOC131012087 gene encoding UPF0496 protein At4g34320-like translates to MNTSAAKSCAASYAIEVNSYEQQLQTNQKFVMAFQDLPKNLTNNEKLLEFFGNYYADTLKTPEFCATLRQRLNPTNNSPSSLEVSDDDFFHDLSCFYRQQLMMRVTLRSLDDSFNEKLDRINTWKKVSAVLFTAAAAIAATVAAVNANTNKPAAATAAAVSILLVALGKWINSLMRKRESGVKKQKQIIGVMIIGARITMKDLSNIYVLSRRLQFEIDSMSETVANINKRIQNLRDKAVDYSGNLNWTRQLVLQSISALNNGN